From one Triticum urartu cultivar G1812 chromosome 3, Tu2.1, whole genome shotgun sequence genomic stretch:
- the LOC125544650 gene encoding probable glutamate carboxypeptidase LAMP1 has protein sequence MSRPDAASLLSPSPPPFKPHRRGRFLPSILAALAAAAALLLLAVLRSPPTPSPNLGSLFLSLGSNNTAASHLRALTLHPHVAGTKANSLTAAYVLHAFSSLSIPSHITPYSVLLSYPVHRSLSLSAGPGRAAKPFSLTQDTYPSDPYARAAAEVTPTFFAYSASGSVSAEAVYANYGREEDFAYLASRGVDVAGKVALARYGRIHCEDIVHNARAAGAAAALVYPDPLEYGGPAGEGTFPDSRWLPPSGVQVGSLFRGVGDPTTPMWASSEGCERVSVEDAMATDDMPGIPALPVSARDAAEIQRVLGGAEAPAGWQGRDGSPAYRLGPGPAVLNLTYQGNDTMATIENVFAVIEGAEEPDRYVILGNHRDAWTFGAADPNSGTAAMIELAQRFSMLQKQGWRPRRTIIFCSWDAEEYGLTGSTEWVEENREMLSSRAVAYLNIDVSVVGPVLLPSTTPQLDELLLETMKLVQDPDNSSQTVYDAWVKSNASPKIQRLGNGGSDYAAFVQHVGIPSTNLIFGEGPGYPVYHSLYDDFVWVEKFADPGFRRHVAAASIWGIMALRLADEEIIPFDYMSYTTELEAYTKVVEKETEGTAVSCSPLYNSIRALKKAATKVNSERKEIQRELSSKQLSKGSMKIRGLNDRLMQAERAFTNREGIFKQAWYKHLIYGPSEQNDWDTASYPGIADAIATARSSNTSASWKLVQHEVHRVARAVAQASAVLSGSLT, from the exons ATGtcccgccccgacgccgcctccctcctctccccctcgcCTCCGCCGTTCAAGCCCCATCGCCGCGGCCGCTTCCTCCCCTCCATActcgccgccctcgccgcggCCGCCGCTCTCCTCCTCCTGGCCGTCCTCCGCTCGCCGCCGACCCCGTCCCCCAACCTCGgctccctcttcctctccctcgGCTCCAACAACACCGCCGCCTCCCACCTCCGCGCGCTCACCCTGCACCCCCACGTCGCCGGCACCAAGGCCAACTCCCTCACCGCCGCCTACGTCCTCCACGCCTTCTCCTCCCTCTCCATCCCGTCGCACATCACGCCCTACTCCGTCCTCCTCTCCTACCCCGTCCACCGCTCCCTCTCCCTCTCCGCGGGGCCCGGCCGCGCCGCCAAGCCCTTCTCCCTCACCCAGGACACCTACCCCAGCGACCCCTACGCGCGCGCCGCGGCCGAGGTGACCCCGACCTTCTTCGCCTACTCCGCCTCCGGGTCGGTGTCCGCGGAGGCCGTGTACGCCAACTACGGCCGCGAGGAGGACTTCGCCTACCTCGCCTCCCGCGGGGTCGACGTCGCGGGAAAGGTGGCGCTCGCGCGGTACGGGAGGATCCACTGCGAGGACATCGTGCACAACGCGCGCGCGGCGGGCGCCGCGGCCGCGCTGGTGTACCCCGACCCGCTGGAGTACGGCGGCCCGGCCGGGGAGGGGACGTTCCCCGACTCGCGGTGGCTGCCCCCGAGCGGCGTGCAGGTGGGGAGCCTGTTCCGGGGCGTGGGCGACCCGACGACGCCGATGTGGGCGTCGTCCGAGGGGTGCGAGCGCGTGAGCGTGGAGGACGCCATGGCCACCGACGACATGCCGGGCATCCCGGCGCTCCCGGTGTCGGCGCGGGACGCGGCGGAGATCCAGCGGGTCCTGGGCGGGGCCGAGGCGCCGGCGGGCTGGCAGGGCCGGGACGGCAGCCCCGCGTACCGGCTTGGCCCAGGGCCGGCCGTGCTGAACCTGACGTATCAA GGCAATGATACGATGGCGACGATTGAGAATGTCTTCGCGGTGATCGAAGGCGCAGAAGAGCCGGACAG ATATGTTATCCTGGGAAACCATCGCGATGCCTGGACGTTCGGAGCCGCCGACCCCAACAGCGGAACAGCAGCTATGATCGAG CTAGCACAAAGGTTTTCGATGCTGCAAAAGCAAGGGTGGAGACCTCGAAGGACAATCATTTTCTGTAGCTGGGATGCAGAAGAGTACGGATTG ACAGGATCAACTGAATGGGTTGAAGAAAACAGGGAGATGCTTTCCTCAAGAGCTGTTGCATATCTGAATATTGATGTTTCGGTAGTCGGTCCGGTTTTACTCCCATCTACAACTCCCCAACTGGATGAGCTACTCCTTGAAACAATGAAACTG GTTCAAGATCCCGACAACTCATCTCAGACGGTGTATGATGCATGGGTCAAATCCAATGCTTCTCCCAAG ATTCAACGACTGGGCAATGGAGGATCAGACTATGCAGCATTCGTTCAACATGTTGGCATTCCATCAACCAACTTGATATTTGGAGAAG GGCCAGGATATCCTGTTTACCACTCTTTATACGATGATTTTGTATGGGTGGAGAAGTTCGCGGACCCTGGGTTCCGTAGGCATGTCGCAG CTGCTAGCATCTGGGGAATTATGGCTTTGAGACTTGCTGACGAAGAGATCATACCGTTCGATTACATGTCCTACACCACCGAGCTTGAG GCATACACAAAAGTAGTAGAGAAGGAAACCGAGGGGACGGCTGTCAGTTGCTCCCCGTTGTACAACTCAATCAGAGCTCTGAAAAAGGCAGCTACCAAAGTTAACAGCGAGCGAAAG GAAATTCAAAGGGAGCTGTCaagcaagcagctgagcaagggCTCGATGAAGATCCGGGGGCTTAACGACCGGCTCATGCAGGCAGAGCGAGCCTTCACTAACCGGGAAGGCATCTTCAAGCAAGCCTGGTACAAGCATCTG ATCTACGGACCATCGGAGCAGAACGACTGGGACACCGCGTCGTATCCTGGCATAGCCGACGCCATAGCCACCGCGAGGAGCAGCAACACCTCGGCGTCCTGGAAGCTGGTGCAGCACGAGGTTCACAGGGTCGCCAGGGCCGTGGCACAAGCATCCGCCGTGCTCAGCGGAAGCCTCACATGA